One segment of Thermococcus sp. AM4 DNA contains the following:
- a CDS encoding 30S ribosomal protein S12, whose protein sequence is MAGKKAPYGEFAGRKLKLKRKKFRWSDIRYKRRVLRLKEKSDPLEGAPQAKGIVLEKIAVEAKQPNSAMRKAVRVQLIKNGKVVTAFTPGDGAINHIDEHDEVIIEGIGGPKGGSMGDIPGIRYKVVKVNRVSLKELVKGRKEKPRR, encoded by the coding sequence ATGGCTGGAAAGAAGGCCCCGTATGGTGAATTCGCCGGCAGGAAGCTCAAGCTCAAGAGGAAGAAGTTCCGCTGGAGCGACATCCGCTACAAGAGAAGGGTTCTCAGGCTCAAAGAGAAGAGCGACCCGCTCGAGGGAGCCCCGCAGGCGAAGGGAATAGTCCTCGAGAAGATCGCCGTTGAGGCAAAGCAGCCGAACTCGGCCATGCGTAAGGCCGTTAGGGTTCAGCTCATCAAGAACGGTAAGGTCGTCACCGCCTTCACCCCGGGTGACGGTGCCATAAACCACATCGACGAGCACGACGAGGTCATCATCGAGGGAATCGGTGGTCCTAAGGGCGGTTCGATGGGTGACATTCCGGGAATCAGGTACAAGGTCGTCAAGGTCAACAGGGTTTCCCTTAAGGAGCTCGTCAAGGGCAGGAAGGAGAAGCCGAGGAGGTGA
- the rpsG gene encoding 30S ribosomal protein S7 has translation MAKAITERFFIPKELKVMGRWSVEDVTVNDPSLRPYIALEPRILPHSHGRHAKKPFGKAQVHIVERLINKVMRSGASHYKAGGHFMRREHRSIMSKKMKAYEVVKEAFMIIERRTKQNPIQVLIRAIENSAPREDTTTIAFGGIRYHMAVDVSPLRRLDIALKNIALGASIKCYRNKTTFAQALAEEIIAAANRDPKSFAYSKKEEIERIAQSSR, from the coding sequence ATGGCCAAGGCAATCACAGAGCGCTTTTTCATTCCGAAGGAGCTCAAGGTCATGGGCAGGTGGAGCGTTGAGGACGTTACCGTCAACGACCCCTCCCTGAGGCCCTACATAGCCCTCGAACCGAGGATCCTCCCCCACAGCCACGGCAGGCACGCCAAGAAGCCCTTCGGCAAGGCCCAGGTTCACATCGTTGAGAGGCTCATCAACAAGGTCATGAGGAGCGGTGCCAGCCACTACAAGGCCGGCGGTCACTTCATGAGGCGCGAGCACCGCTCGATAATGAGCAAGAAGATGAAAGCTTACGAGGTCGTCAAGGAGGCATTCATGATTATCGAGCGCAGGACCAAGCAGAACCCCATTCAGGTCCTCATAAGGGCCATCGAGAACTCCGCCCCGAGGGAGGACACCACCACCATCGCCTTCGGTGGAATCCGCTACCACATGGCCGTTGACGTCTCCCCGCTCAGGAGGCTCGACATAGCTTTGAAGAACATCGCCCTCGGCGCGAGCATAAAGTGCTACCGCAACAAGACAACTTTCGCCCAGGCTCTTGCCGAGGAGATAATCGCCGCCGCCAACAGGGACCCGAAGAGCTTCGCCTACAGCAAGAAGGAAGAAATCGAGAGGATCGCCCAGTCCTCCCGCTGA
- a CDS encoding AbrB/MazE/SpoVT family DNA-binding domain-containing protein: protein MTTVRVSSKGQIVLPKAIREKFGIKEGDELEVLDFGNEIVIVPVKKDIELMGILKSDKPLKEIMREVRAEEEELEARKWKLRE from the coding sequence ATGACAACTGTAAGAGTTTCTTCAAAAGGTCAGATAGTCTTACCCAAAGCCATTCGCGAAAAGTTCGGCATCAAAGAGGGCGACGAGCTTGAGGTTCTTGACTTTGGGAACGAGATAGTTATAGTTCCTGTGAAGAAGGACATTGAACTCATGGGAATACTGAAGTCTGACAAGCCGCTCAAGGAAATAATGAGAGAAGTAAGGGCCGAGGAAGAAGAGCTGGAGGCCAGAAAATGGAAGTTGAGAGAGTAG
- a CDS encoding type II toxin-antitoxin system VapC family toxin, translating to MEVERVVLDSYAILAYLLHERGAERVRDLLRKAERGEVEVYMNVVNLGEVYYIVARRKGVDIADFIIANLLKSPILFVHVDERLSLIAGRIKAFHKLSYADAFAAATAIDLDAVLLTGDDEFKSVEDKVKIEWL from the coding sequence ATGGAAGTTGAGAGAGTAGTGCTCGACAGCTACGCTATCCTTGCCTATCTCCTTCACGAGAGAGGTGCGGAACGAGTCAGGGATTTACTAAGAAAAGCCGAAAGGGGGGAAGTGGAGGTCTATATGAACGTTGTAAACCTCGGTGAAGTTTATTACATCGTAGCACGCAGAAAGGGAGTTGATATCGCAGATTTTATTATAGCCAATTTGTTGAAAAGCCCGATTTTATTTGTTCACGTTGATGAGCGTCTTTCCCTCATTGCGGGCAGGATAAAGGCCTTTCACAAGTTGAGTTATGCGGATGCTTTTGCCGCAGCTACCGCGATAGATCTCGACGCTGTTCTTTTGACCGGAGACGACGAGTTCAAGAGCGTTGAGGATAAGGTCAAGATTGAGTGGCTTTGA
- a CDS encoding type II toxin-antitoxin system VapC family toxin yields MGEGFLIDTNILIYYLADAIPEEELSKVEEILRKSFNISIITKIEFLGWKGHTPEGFEKSKEFISFANIIPLTDEIADVAIELRRKVSIKLPDAVIAATALVHNLTLVTRNVKDFEKIEGLRIYNPFEKVDERS; encoded by the coding sequence ATGGGAGAGGGATTTTTGATTGACACCAACATTCTCATCTACTACCTTGCGGACGCAATTCCAGAGGAAGAGCTCTCGAAGGTTGAGGAAATACTCAGAAAGAGCTTTAATATTTCCATAATCACGAAGATAGAGTTCCTCGGCTGGAAGGGGCACACTCCGGAGGGCTTTGAGAAGTCGAAGGAATTCATAAGCTTTGCCAACATCATACCCCTCACTGACGAGATAGCAGACGTTGCCATTGAGCTCAGGCGGAAGGTGAGCATAAAGCTCCCCGATGCGGTTATAGCGGCGACGGCGCTCGTTCACAATTTAACCCTTGTTACGAGGAACGTTAAAGACTTTGAGAAGATTGAGGGACTGAGGATATACAACCCCTTTGAGAAGGTTGATGAGAGGAGTTAG
- a CDS encoding alkaline phosphatase family protein has translation MRKKLALISLDGNGVYNLKHMPFLSELAETGSFAVVDSIFPTLTDLVHTSVMTGVWPRDHGVVENGYYDRLTDRKVNFYDYEVAFNPHKVIKAPTIVDLLRQRGVRTASVSGYTMPPFSGTDVRIFPPFFASDKMYRQHGRDWRKDVWVLNSALYLYEECKPDLLLVHFASIDGMSHDHGPLSEGSLKAVETVDTAVRTLWERLKDEYAFIIFADHGQEEVHTWVNLKVYLRKHGIETLRVSSGGGVHVYLRNPNEAEEAFEVLRRAPGVKAVFFREDLPHLNSPNSGELIVSAKPGYWFCSHRMCKGIKGASHWVKGMHGSMNEPVMKVPLILWGFEEVKLDESSLMDIAPTVLKFFGVEKPGNMVGESLI, from the coding sequence ATGAGAAAAAAGCTCGCCCTCATAAGCCTCGACGGAAACGGGGTTTACAACCTCAAGCACATGCCGTTCCTGAGCGAGTTGGCTGAAACCGGGAGCTTCGCCGTTGTGGATTCCATCTTCCCGACGCTGACGGATTTAGTGCACACGAGCGTGATGACCGGGGTCTGGCCGAGGGACCACGGCGTCGTTGAGAACGGCTACTACGACAGGCTAACCGACAGAAAGGTGAACTTCTACGACTACGAGGTTGCCTTCAATCCCCACAAGGTCATAAAGGCCCCAACAATCGTTGACCTGCTCCGCCAGAGGGGGGTTAGAACGGCGAGCGTTTCGGGCTACACGATGCCCCCCTTCAGCGGAACCGACGTGAGGATTTTTCCGCCGTTCTTTGCGAGCGACAAGATGTACAGACAGCACGGGCGTGACTGGAGGAAAGACGTGTGGGTTCTAAACTCGGCCCTTTACCTATATGAGGAGTGCAAACCGGATTTGCTGCTCGTTCACTTCGCCTCGATAGATGGAATGAGCCACGACCACGGGCCGTTGAGTGAAGGCTCTCTAAAGGCCGTTGAGACGGTTGATACCGCGGTCAGAACCCTCTGGGAGCGCCTCAAGGACGAGTACGCTTTTATAATCTTCGCCGACCACGGGCAGGAGGAGGTTCACACGTGGGTGAACTTAAAGGTCTATTTGAGAAAGCACGGGATTGAAACGCTCCGCGTTTCCTCCGGCGGAGGCGTTCACGTTTATCTGAGAAACCCAAACGAGGCCGAGGAAGCCTTTGAAGTCCTGAGGAGGGCGCCGGGAGTTAAGGCCGTCTTCTTCCGCGAGGACCTACCTCATCTCAACAGCCCGAACAGCGGGGAGCTGATAGTCTCTGCCAAACCCGGCTACTGGTTCTGCTCCCACAGGATGTGCAAGGGGATAAAGGGGGCAAGCCACTGGGTCAAGGGCATGCACGGCTCGATGAACGAGCCTGTGATGAAGGTCCCGCTGATTCTCTGGGGGTTTGAGGAGGTTAAGCTCGACGAGTCGAGCCTCATGGACATAGCGCCGACGGTTCTGAAGTTCTTCGGAGTTGAGAAGCCGGGAAACATGGTGGGGGAGAGTCTGATATAA
- a CDS encoding RNA-guided endonuclease TnpB family protein, translating to MKRSVTVRLQPSKEQEKILFELAYSTAVVWNKLNYKRLRQFKEFGKIDFNGTEKEAYHEFKNWIGGSTVQQLARKNAEAWRSFFSLNRKKKNGELPEWFKPRPPKFIREKNRRKLFIIPLRNDQYQVKGNVLELRRLGKFGKLKIQFKGRIHLKGKQGRLEITYDSVKRKWYAHVSLTVEERLESEEWVALSRTPKGDLSAGIDLGVNNLMAIYVENGESFLVNGRPLKSIDFYWRRKIAEYQSKLNKSGAKTSRKLKKMHDKAKLQTEHYINTAVRQTVRKLYELGVSKIVIGYPKGIARNSNKGKKQNFLLSHVWRFNYAIKRLTEVAEEYGIQVVLVNEAFTSQSCPLCGQRHSNGRIFRGLFKCHREGVVMNADLVGAFNILKKVVKTITPSLPALSGGRGNRGKALPEGFEEPALTGSLVKTPQTSPPTARVPTV from the coding sequence ATGAAGCGGTCGGTAACAGTAAGACTCCAGCCCTCAAAGGAGCAGGAGAAAATCCTTTTTGAGTTGGCTTACTCCACCGCAGTAGTCTGGAACAAACTCAATTACAAACGCTTAAGACAGTTCAAAGAATTCGGCAAAATCGATTTTAATGGAACGGAAAAAGAGGCTTATCATGAGTTCAAAAACTGGATTGGTGGTTCAACGGTTCAACAATTAGCCCGAAAGAACGCTGAAGCGTGGCGTTCATTCTTCTCGCTTAACAGGAAGAAAAAGAATGGCGAACTTCCCGAATGGTTCAAGCCAAGACCACCAAAATTCATTAGAGAGAAGAACAGGCGGAAACTCTTCATAATTCCTCTCAGGAACGACCAGTATCAGGTTAAGGGAAATGTTCTCGAATTGAGAAGACTTGGTAAGTTCGGAAAACTCAAAATCCAGTTCAAAGGAAGAATACACTTGAAGGGGAAACAGGGACGCTTGGAAATCACTTACGACTCCGTTAAACGGAAGTGGTATGCCCACGTAAGCCTCACAGTCGAGGAAAGACTTGAAAGTGAGGAATGGGTTGCACTCTCAAGAACTCCTAAGGGAGACCTCTCAGCTGGCATCGACCTTGGAGTAAACAACCTGATGGCCATCTACGTTGAGAATGGAGAGAGCTTCCTCGTGAATGGAAGGCCGCTCAAAAGCATTGACTTTTACTGGAGAAGAAAAATCGCCGAGTATCAGTCAAAACTCAACAAGTCTGGAGCTAAAACTAGTAGAAAACTCAAGAAAATGCACGATAAAGCGAAACTTCAGACTGAACATTACATTAACACGGCAGTTAGACAAACGGTTAGGAAACTCTATGAGTTGGGTGTTTCTAAGATTGTGATTGGTTACCCAAAGGGAATAGCTCGGAACTCTAACAAGGGCAAAAAGCAAAACTTCCTCCTCTCCCATGTCTGGCGGTTTAATTATGCTATCAAACGCTTGACGGAAGTTGCGGAAGAGTATGGTATTCAAGTCGTGCTTGTTAATGAGGCTTTCACTTCTCAATCCTGCCCTCTCTGTGGCCAACGCCACTCTAACGGGAGGATTTTTAGAGGTTTATTCAAGTGCCACAGGGAGGGCGTTGTAATGAATGCAGATTTGGTGGGGGCTTTTAACATTTTGAAGAAGGTAGTGAAAACCATAACCCCGAGCCTCCCGGCTTTATCGGGAGGTAGGGGTAATCGGGGGAAGGCCCTCCCGGAGGGGTTCGAAGAACCCGCTCTAACGGGTTCCCTAGTGAAAACCCCTCAAACCTCCCCACCAACGGCGAGGGTTCCAACAGTTTAA
- a CDS encoding Nre family DNA repair protein has protein sequence MVELFNSKLCAVCKGRKLLCGRPTCPILERFRVARTVEQKLNKRHLFGSSPPSLFVGEYGYPKVRIGPLVPPIEGNTSHLDSPLKWENKTIRDILYYRSLLVMGETKADVNVRKSGRILSEVQELAMSIKPVDSEILLKKKPVLKVLPSEFAPPIGPKAELLDFELTENPKIPRRTDYVVSDELRAEQAIMRLYDWGFDEYYIIRLLSAGLLGIERKLVPTRWSITAVQDTIGKNLRREILHYPEINDYEVYFYRFLGNRYAVLLMPQSYAFELLEVWLKGSLFGSERPSVIHDYEDFRGRKEYVKETAGAYHAARLSVLEALRARRRQARVVVFREVTPEYYAPVGVWQIRLGVKKALNNQIGHFETLNEALDAIRRRLEHPFEEYLKRSYILGSLARQKTLDEWLGRNLYRLDQ, from the coding sequence ATGGTCGAGCTCTTCAACTCAAAGCTCTGCGCGGTCTGCAAGGGCCGGAAGCTCCTCTGCGGGAGGCCAACCTGTCCGATTCTCGAGCGCTTTAGGGTAGCCCGAACTGTCGAGCAGAAGCTCAACAAGCGCCACCTCTTCGGCTCCTCCCCGCCGAGCCTATTCGTCGGTGAGTACGGCTACCCAAAGGTTCGAATCGGCCCGCTCGTTCCCCCGATAGAGGGCAACACCAGCCACCTCGACAGCCCCCTCAAGTGGGAGAACAAGACGATTCGCGACATACTCTACTACCGCTCGCTTTTGGTCATGGGCGAGACGAAGGCCGATGTGAACGTAAGGAAGAGCGGGAGAATTCTGAGCGAAGTCCAGGAGCTGGCGATGTCAATAAAACCGGTGGACAGTGAGATTCTGCTGAAGAAAAAGCCGGTGCTCAAGGTTCTGCCGAGCGAGTTTGCCCCGCCCATCGGGCCCAAAGCGGAACTCCTCGACTTCGAGCTGACCGAGAACCCGAAAATCCCGAGGAGAACCGACTACGTGGTGAGCGACGAGCTGAGGGCTGAGCAGGCCATAATGCGCCTCTACGACTGGGGCTTCGATGAATACTACATCATAAGGCTCCTCTCCGCTGGACTACTTGGAATTGAGAGGAAGCTCGTCCCGACGCGGTGGAGCATCACAGCGGTTCAAGATACCATAGGCAAGAACCTGAGGCGCGAGATTCTGCACTACCCGGAGATAAACGACTACGAGGTCTACTTCTACCGCTTCCTCGGCAACCGCTACGCCGTTCTGCTGATGCCCCAGTCTTACGCCTTCGAGCTTTTGGAGGTCTGGCTCAAGGGGTCGCTCTTCGGTAGCGAGAGGCCGAGCGTGATTCACGACTACGAGGACTTCCGCGGGAGGAAGGAGTACGTCAAGGAAACTGCTGGAGCCTATCACGCCGCCCGCTTGAGCGTTTTGGAGGCCCTCAGGGCGAGAAGGAGGCAGGCGAGGGTTGTTGTCTTCAGGGAAGTTACGCCCGAGTACTACGCCCCGGTTGGCGTCTGGCAGATTCGCCTCGGCGTGAAGAAAGCTTTAAACAATCAAATCGGCCACTTCGAGACTCTCAACGAGGCACTCGACGCGATACGGAGAAGGCTTGAGCACCCCTTCGAGGAGTACCTCAAGAGGAGCTACATCTTAGGAAGCCTCGCGAGGCAGAAGACCCTAGATGAGTGGCTCGGAAGAAATTTATACCGCCTTGACCAATGA
- the aor gene encoding aldehyde ferredoxin oxidoreductase, whose amino-acid sequence MYGNWGKFLRVNLSTGEVKVEEYDEELAKKWVGSRGLAIYYLLRDMDPKVDPLSPENIMVITPGPLSGTSAPTGGRYNVVTKSPATGFITMANSGGYFGAELKFAGWDGIIIEGKAESPVYIYIKDENVEIRDASHLWGKVVSETEETLRKEIGSKKIRILSIGPAGENLVKFAAIMNDGHRAAGRGGVGAVMGSKNLKAIVAEGSKRVPIADKQKFMLTVREKINKLKNDPVAGGGLPNYGTAVLVNIINENGLYPTRNFQTGVFEHAYEQSGEAMAKKYLIRNQPCYACPIGCGRVNKLPTVGVTEGPEYESIWALGANLGINDLASIIEANHQCDEFGLDTISTGGTLAAAMELYEKGYLTDDDLGDAPPFRWGNTEVLHYYIEKIAKREGLGDKLAEGSYRFAEMYGHPEYSMSVKKLELPAYDPRGAEGHGLGYATNNRGGCHIKNYMISPEILGYPYKMDPHDISDDKVKMLILFQDLSALIDAAGLCLFTTFGLGADDYRDMLNAALGWDFSTEDYLKVGERIWNAERIFNLKAGLDPLKDDTLPKRFLEEPMPEGPNKGHVVRLKEMLPRYYALRGWTEDGRVPPEKAEELGIKEFL is encoded by the coding sequence ATGTACGGGAACTGGGGTAAGTTTCTGCGCGTGAACCTCTCCACGGGAGAGGTCAAGGTTGAGGAGTACGACGAGGAGCTGGCCAAGAAGTGGGTCGGCAGCAGGGGACTGGCGATATACTACCTCCTAAGGGACATGGACCCGAAGGTCGATCCGCTGAGCCCGGAGAACATCATGGTGATAACACCCGGCCCGCTGAGCGGAACCAGCGCGCCGACCGGCGGCAGGTACAACGTCGTCACGAAGAGCCCGGCGACGGGATTCATAACAATGGCCAACTCAGGAGGCTACTTCGGCGCCGAACTCAAGTTTGCCGGATGGGACGGGATCATAATCGAAGGAAAGGCCGAGAGCCCGGTTTACATCTACATAAAGGACGAAAATGTCGAGATCAGGGACGCCTCACACCTGTGGGGCAAGGTCGTGAGTGAGACCGAGGAGACGCTGAGGAAAGAAATCGGTAGCAAGAAGATCAGAATCCTGAGCATAGGCCCGGCCGGAGAGAACCTCGTCAAGTTCGCGGCCATAATGAACGACGGCCACAGGGCGGCGGGCAGGGGCGGCGTCGGTGCCGTCATGGGAAGCAAGAACCTCAAGGCAATAGTTGCCGAGGGAAGCAAGAGGGTCCCCATAGCGGACAAGCAGAAGTTCATGCTCACCGTCAGGGAGAAGATAAACAAGCTCAAGAACGACCCTGTCGCAGGCGGCGGCCTGCCCAACTACGGAACCGCGGTTCTCGTGAACATCATCAACGAGAACGGACTCTACCCGACGAGGAACTTCCAGACCGGTGTCTTCGAGCACGCCTACGAGCAGAGCGGTGAGGCGATGGCCAAGAAGTACCTCATAAGGAACCAGCCGTGCTACGCCTGTCCGATAGGCTGTGGAAGGGTTAACAAGCTGCCAACCGTTGGCGTTACCGAAGGCCCCGAGTACGAGAGCATATGGGCCCTCGGTGCAAACCTGGGCATAAACGACCTGGCGAGCATAATCGAGGCCAACCACCAGTGTGACGAGTTCGGCCTCGACACGATCTCAACCGGTGGAACTCTCGCTGCCGCCATGGAGCTCTACGAGAAGGGCTACCTAACCGACGACGACCTTGGCGACGCTCCGCCCTTCAGGTGGGGCAACACCGAGGTTCTGCACTACTACATCGAGAAGATAGCGAAGAGAGAAGGACTTGGAGACAAACTCGCCGAGGGAAGCTACCGCTTCGCCGAGATGTACGGCCACCCGGAGTACTCGATGAGCGTCAAGAAGCTTGAGCTTCCCGCCTATGACCCGAGGGGAGCCGAGGGACACGGCCTCGGTTACGCGACCAACAACCGCGGTGGATGCCACATCAAGAACTACATGATAAGCCCCGAGATCTTAGGTTACCCGTACAAGATGGACCCGCACGACATAAGCGACGACAAGGTGAAGATGCTCATCCTCTTCCAGGACCTCAGCGCGCTCATAGATGCGGCCGGCCTGTGCCTCTTCACGACCTTCGGACTCGGTGCGGACGACTACCGCGACATGCTCAACGCTGCTTTGGGCTGGGACTTCTCCACCGAGGACTACCTCAAGGTCGGAGAGAGGATCTGGAACGCGGAGAGGATCTTCAACCTCAAGGCCGGCCTCGACCCGCTCAAGGACGACACCCTGCCGAAGAGGTTCCTAGAGGAGCCGATGCCGGAGGGTCCGAACAAGGGCCACGTCGTTCGCCTGAAGGAGATGCTGCCGAGATACTACGCGCTCCGCGGCTGGACCGAGGACGGAAGGGTCCCGCCCGAGAAGGCGGAAGAGCTCGGCATCAAGGAGTTCCTCTGA
- a CDS encoding ubiquitin-like small modifier protein 1 yields the protein MVKVKVFATLIDIVGKRMLEIEGVKTVGELLDELDRRFPGVKKELEDGYLILVNGKNIEHLQGLETPIKDDDTVSVFPPAGGG from the coding sequence ATGGTAAAAGTCAAGGTATTCGCGACTCTTATCGACATCGTCGGGAAACGAATGCTCGAAATCGAGGGCGTTAAAACCGTTGGGGAACTGCTGGATGAACTCGACCGGCGGTTTCCGGGGGTCAAAAAGGAGCTCGAAGATGGCTACCTGATTCTCGTGAACGGAAAGAACATCGAGCACCTCCAGGGGCTTGAGACGCCGATCAAGGACGACGATACCGTCAGCGTTTTCCCGCCGGCGGGGGGCGGTTGA
- a CDS encoding tungsten cofactor oxidoreductase radical SAM maturase: MAREVGKEYTFTLWDGKVIVRPKLDMKYLYIEVTSRCNLKCEMCFKQYWEDEEGDMDWELFLKILNDAEEFPELRMVYLGGIGEPSVHPRFMDMVREVKRRGFALGMSTNGTLLTDKMLREFAELGVELIYFSMDTVPTAQNAITLGHIAAAVTADKIRKLVKYREETGTHRPSIGVEVVVTKENYMELPELARYLLDLGVDSMLVSNLLPLTEEQTKDIVYDGSVDMKPILDELYRIAHNGLSIKLPYFELKTERQCDFDENNVAVVRWDGEVAPCYRFLHSYYEYIFGRKKKVNAYSFGNVREKSLAEIWTSERYTWFRFTMKNYMYPSCTDCPLVDACDFVKTTDIDCWGNEPSCADCLWSRRIVQCPIPQYNFGKFY; encoded by the coding sequence GTGGCGAGGGAAGTCGGTAAGGAGTACACCTTCACGCTGTGGGACGGGAAGGTCATAGTCAGACCAAAGCTCGATATGAAGTACCTGTACATAGAGGTAACCAGCAGGTGCAACCTGAAGTGCGAGATGTGCTTCAAGCAGTACTGGGAGGACGAAGAGGGCGACATGGACTGGGAGCTCTTCCTCAAGATACTCAACGACGCGGAGGAGTTTCCGGAGCTCAGGATGGTCTACCTCGGGGGAATAGGTGAGCCCTCGGTTCACCCCCGCTTCATGGACATGGTCCGGGAAGTTAAGAGGAGGGGCTTTGCCCTCGGAATGAGCACGAACGGAACACTGCTGACGGACAAAATGCTCCGGGAGTTCGCGGAGCTCGGGGTTGAGCTGATCTACTTTTCCATGGACACCGTGCCAACGGCCCAGAACGCGATAACCCTCGGGCACATCGCCGCGGCCGTTACCGCGGACAAGATAAGGAAGCTCGTGAAATACCGGGAAGAGACCGGGACGCACAGGCCGAGCATAGGGGTCGAGGTGGTCGTCACCAAGGAGAACTACATGGAGCTGCCGGAGCTCGCGCGCTATCTCCTCGATCTCGGCGTCGATTCGATGCTGGTTTCGAACCTCCTTCCACTGACGGAGGAGCAAACCAAGGACATAGTCTACGATGGGAGCGTTGACATGAAGCCGATCCTCGACGAGCTGTACAGGATCGCCCACAACGGCCTCTCCATAAAGCTGCCGTACTTTGAGCTGAAAACCGAGAGGCAGTGCGATTTTGACGAGAACAACGTGGCGGTCGTCAGATGGGACGGGGAGGTTGCGCCCTGCTACCGCTTCCTCCACAGCTATTACGAGTATATCTTCGGCAGGAAAAAGAAGGTGAACGCCTACTCCTTCGGAAACGTGAGGGAGAAGAGCCTTGCGGAGATCTGGACGAGCGAGAGGTACACGTGGTTCCGCTTTACGATGAAGAACTACATGTACCCATCCTGCACCGACTGCCCCCTCGTAGATGCCTGTGACTTCGTGAAGACGACTGACATCGATTGCTGGGGCAACGAGCCGAGCTGTGCAGACTGCCTCTGGTCGAGGCGGATCGTGCAGTGCCCCATTCCCCAGTACAACTTCGGGAAGTTCTATTAG
- a CDS encoding DEAD/DEAH box helicase yields the protein MSFEELGLSESSLEAVKRKGFETPTDIQREVIPRLLEGDVDIIGQSQTGTGKTAAFALPIIEAIDPKEKTVQAIILTPTRELALQVADEIKSLRGKKRVYVYAIYGGQPIGPQIRALERGVHVVVGTPGRVLDHLNRGTLDLSSVRFFVLDEADRMLDMGFVDDIEEIMRRAPEEKRILMFSATMPMGILLLAKKYMRNPEVVLVSRDEIVPEMVDQEYVEVLPARKYEKLKEVLEEGFYGIIFCHTKRETRELSERLRRDGFRADALNGDMSQAARERTFNRFKEGKINVLVATDVAARGLDVREISHVINYSLPMNPEQYIHRIGRTGRMGKRGKAITFLEPGEIGRFRGIARKARVEVRRSHLSERIPKRFRDEDLEREYRRRWGRRRF from the coding sequence ATGAGTTTTGAAGAATTGGGCTTGTCAGAATCAAGTTTAGAGGCCGTTAAAAGGAAGGGTTTTGAAACCCCAACCGACATCCAGAGGGAAGTAATCCCCCGTCTTCTTGAGGGCGACGTTGATATAATCGGTCAGTCTCAGACGGGAACCGGCAAAACTGCCGCCTTTGCACTCCCTATAATCGAGGCAATCGATCCGAAGGAGAAAACAGTGCAGGCGATAATACTCACCCCCACGAGGGAGCTTGCCCTCCAGGTTGCGGACGAGATCAAAAGCCTCCGCGGGAAGAAGAGGGTTTACGTCTACGCCATCTACGGCGGCCAGCCGATAGGGCCGCAGATAAGGGCCCTCGAGAGGGGCGTTCACGTGGTCGTCGGAACGCCCGGTAGGGTGCTCGATCACCTGAACAGGGGCACTCTGGACCTCAGCTCGGTGAGGTTCTTCGTGCTTGACGAGGCTGATAGAATGCTCGACATGGGTTTCGTTGATGACATCGAGGAGATAATGAGGCGCGCACCCGAGGAGAAGAGGATCCTCATGTTCTCGGCGACGATGCCGATGGGGATTCTCCTCCTGGCAAAGAAGTACATGCGGAACCCCGAAGTCGTTCTCGTGAGCAGGGACGAGATAGTGCCCGAGATGGTCGATCAGGAGTACGTGGAAGTCCTTCCCGCGAGAAAGTACGAGAAGCTGAAAGAGGTTCTTGAGGAAGGGTTTTACGGCATAATCTTCTGCCACACCAAGAGGGAGACCCGGGAACTGAGCGAGAGGCTGAGGAGGGACGGTTTCAGGGCCGATGCCCTCAACGGGGACATGAGCCAGGCCGCGAGGGAGAGAACCTTCAACCGCTTTAAGGAGGGGAAGATCAACGTTCTCGTTGCCACGGATGTTGCCGCGAGGGGCCTCGACGTCAGGGAGATAAGCCACGTGATAAACTACTCCCTTCCAATGAACCCGGAGCAGTACATTCACAGAATAGGAAGAACGGGCAGGATGGGGAAGAGGGGAAAGGCCATTACCTTCCTCGAACCCGGTGAAATCGGAAGGTTCAGGGGCATAGCGAGGAAAGCGAGGGTTGAAGTGAGGAGATCCCACCTGAGCGAGAGAATTCCCAAGCGCTTCAGGGATGAAGACCTTGAGAGGGAATACCGGCGGAGATGGGGAAGGAGAAGGTTCTGA